One window of Jannaschia sp. CCS1 genomic DNA carries:
- a CDS encoding GcvT family protein, with translation MTEIPSHARVVIVGGGVAGCSVAYHLTKLGWTDVVLLERKRLTSGTTWHAAGLIAQLRATKNMTRLAKYSQELYGNLEAETGVATGFRRCGSITMALTDHRAEEIRRQASMARSFGVEVEEIDAAAVLKHYPHVNTDGMTAAVWLPLDGQGDPANIALSMAKGARMGGATVLENVKVTGVDTDGGKVGGVSWEADGDTGTIKADIVVNCAGMWARDFGQMAGVNVPLQACEHFYIVTESIPNLSQLPVLRVPDECAYYKEDAGKMLLGAFEPVSKPWGPIPDDFEFDQLPEDFDHFEPILENAIERMPMLAEAGIHTFFNGPESFTPDDAYHMGPAPEVDGYWVCAGFNSIGIQSAGGAGWALAEWMENGIPPFDVGEVDIRRMQPFQRNKRYLKERASETLGLLYADHYPNRQKATARGVRRSPLHEHLKAQGAVFGELAGWERANWFANEGQEREYKYDWKGQNWFDNQAQEHRAVRETVGLYDMSSFGKIRVDGPDAEAFLNRIAAGNMSVPVGKIVYTQFLNMRGGIEADVTITRLAQDSYFIVTPAATLIRDMAWLKMNRRDEVVILSDITASEAVICVMGPNSRALMQSVSPHDWSNAAFPFGVAQQVDIGLGIARAHRVTYVGELGWELYVSADQAAHVFETLHEAGADHGLRLCGLHMMDSARIEKAFRHFGHDITGEDHVIEAGLGFAVSKTKNNFIGADAVARKRDEGLQMRMVQFKLTDPEAMLFHAEPIIRNGEVVSYITSGNYGHTLGGAIGMGYVPCPGETPAEMLASAYEIEVAGTRVAAEASTRPMYDPTSERARG, from the coding sequence ATGACCGAAATTCCCTCCCATGCGCGCGTCGTCATTGTCGGCGGCGGTGTTGCCGGGTGTTCCGTAGCCTATCACCTGACGAAACTTGGCTGGACCGATGTGGTGCTTTTGGAACGCAAGCGCCTGACAAGCGGCACCACATGGCATGCGGCAGGCCTGATCGCGCAATTGCGTGCGACGAAGAACATGACCCGCCTCGCGAAATATTCCCAGGAACTCTACGGCAATCTGGAGGCTGAGACCGGCGTCGCCACAGGCTTCCGCCGCTGCGGTTCCATCACCATGGCGCTGACCGATCACCGCGCGGAGGAGATCCGCAGGCAGGCCTCCATGGCCCGCTCCTTCGGCGTGGAGGTGGAGGAAATCGACGCCGCCGCCGTCCTGAAACACTACCCCCACGTGAACACCGACGGCATGACAGCCGCCGTCTGGCTGCCGCTGGATGGGCAAGGCGACCCGGCCAACATCGCGCTTTCGATGGCCAAAGGCGCGCGCATGGGCGGGGCGACCGTGCTGGAAAACGTCAAGGTCACGGGCGTCGATACCGATGGCGGCAAGGTGGGCGGCGTCAGCTGGGAAGCGGACGGAGACACGGGCACGATCAAAGCCGACATCGTCGTGAATTGCGCCGGCATGTGGGCGCGCGACTTTGGCCAGATGGCCGGCGTGAACGTGCCGCTTCAGGCCTGCGAACACTTCTACATCGTCACAGAATCCATCCCCAATCTCAGCCAGCTCCCCGTCCTTCGCGTGCCCGACGAATGCGCCTATTACAAGGAAGACGCAGGAAAAATGCTTCTGGGCGCTTTCGAGCCGGTCTCCAAACCCTGGGGTCCGATCCCGGACGATTTTGAATTCGACCAATTGCCCGAGGATTTCGACCACTTCGAGCCGATCCTTGAAAACGCCATTGAGCGGATGCCGATGCTGGCGGAGGCGGGCATTCACACCTTCTTTAATGGTCCCGAAAGTTTTACTCCCGATGATGCCTATCACATGGGCCCCGCGCCGGAGGTGGACGGCTATTGGGTCTGCGCGGGCTTCAACTCCATCGGCATCCAGTCGGCGGGCGGGGCCGGATGGGCCTTGGCGGAATGGATGGAAAACGGCATCCCCCCCTTCGATGTGGGGGAGGTCGACATTCGCCGGATGCAGCCCTTCCAGCGCAACAAACGCTACCTGAAGGAACGCGCGTCCGAGACGCTCGGCCTGCTTTACGCCGACCATTACCCCAACCGTCAAAAGGCCACCGCACGCGGTGTGCGACGCTCGCCGTTGCATGAACATCTCAAGGCGCAGGGGGCCGTCTTCGGTGAATTGGCCGGGTGGGAACGGGCCAATTGGTTCGCCAATGAAGGTCAGGAACGGGAATATAAATACGACTGGAAGGGTCAGAACTGGTTCGACAATCAGGCGCAGGAACACCGCGCGGTACGCGAGACGGTGGGCCTCTATGACATGTCGTCATTCGGCAAGATCCGCGTCGATGGCCCCGATGCGGAGGCGTTCCTGAACCGCATCGCGGCGGGCAACATGTCCGTGCCCGTGGGCAAGATCGTCTACACGCAATTCCTGAACATGCGTGGCGGGATTGAAGCCGACGTGACGATCACGCGGCTGGCGCAGGACAGTTATTTCATCGTCACCCCGGCGGCCACGCTGATCCGCGACATGGCGTGGCTGAAGATGAACCGGCGCGACGAGGTGGTGATCCTGTCGGACATCACGGCATCGGAGGCGGTGATCTGCGTCATGGGCCCGAATTCCCGCGCGCTGATGCAATCAGTCAGCCCGCATGATTGGTCGAATGCGGCCTTCCCCTTTGGCGTGGCGCAGCAGGTGGACATCGGCCTCGGCATCGCCCGCGCCCACCGCGTCACTTATGTGGGCGAATTGGGGTGGGAGCTGTATGTCTCCGCCGATCAGGCCGCCCATGTGTTTGAAACCTTGCATGAGGCGGGCGCCGATCACGGGTTGCGGCTCTGCGGCTTGCACATGATGGACAGCGCCCGGATCGAAAAGGCCTTCCGCCATTTTGGCCATGACATCACCGGCGAGGATCACGTGATCGAGGCCGGTCTTGGGTTCGCAGTGTCCAAGACCAAGAACAATTTCATCGGGGCCGATGCCGTGGCCCGCAAGCGCGACGAGGGGCTGCAAATGCGGATGGTCCAGTTCAAACTGACGGATCCCGAAGCGATGCTGTTCCACGCAGAGCCGATCATTCGCAACGGAGAGGTCGTCAGCTACATCACCTCCGGCAATTACGGCCACACTTTGGGCGGCGCGATTGGAATGGGCTACGTCCCCTGCCCCGGTGAAACCCCGGCAGAGATGCTGGCCTCCGCGTACGAGATCGAGGTCGCGGGCACTCGCGTGGCGGCAGAGGCCAGCACCCGTCCGATGTATGATCCAACGTCCGAGCGGGCACGCGGCTGA
- a CDS encoding PLP-dependent aminotransferase family protein yields MAIISEHHIFLSDDANVGLQTRLKDAITRAIWDGRFAPGDRLPATRALARHLGISRITVSLAYDALLSTGYIVSIARSGYFVASDAPTRMEIVTPGKGDARDRLDWAARLGPVPPALGAQATPADWRRFRYPFIFGEPDVARFPVDDWRDCVRRGLGKRHFEQVADDASDRDDPFLVEQIVRRSVSGRGVAATVDEVLVTAGAQNALWLMVQVLFGGQGGEVAMEDPGYPELRNLLRQQRLTIHPVPVDRDGLKVDRIPEGVRAVFVTPSHQAPTGATMSMARRQALLERAEAEDFVVIEDDYDYEMSYASPSLPALKSLDQRGRVIYIGSFSKSIFPGLRLGYLTADARVVEHARAIRTLSERHPPGLTQRTVAYFLSEGHYNSHSRRMRMRMARRNEVLREALAEHGLTPALRRATGGTTLWLLGPEDLDADALAVSLRDKSVLIEAGSAFYAGGDAPRNRVRLGFATIETARIADGVALIAEAIREQAPTPR; encoded by the coding sequence ATGGCCATCATTTCAGAGCATCATATCTTCCTTTCGGACGACGCAAATGTGGGCCTGCAAACCCGCCTGAAAGACGCCATCACCCGCGCGATCTGGGATGGTCGCTTCGCGCCGGGGGACCGCCTTCCCGCCACACGTGCCCTGGCGCGACACCTTGGGATCAGCCGGATCACCGTGAGTCTGGCCTATGATGCGCTTTTATCGACGGGCTACATCGTCTCCATCGCGCGGTCGGGGTATTTCGTGGCCAGTGACGCGCCCACGCGGATGGAGATCGTGACGCCCGGCAAGGGCGATGCGCGCGACCGGTTGGATTGGGCCGCGCGCCTGGGGCCTGTGCCGCCCGCCCTTGGGGCGCAGGCCACCCCCGCCGATTGGCGCCGGTTTCGCTATCCGTTCATTTTTGGGGAGCCCGATGTGGCACGCTTCCCGGTCGATGATTGGCGCGATTGTGTGCGTCGCGGTCTTGGCAAGCGCCATTTTGAGCAGGTCGCCGATGACGCCAGCGACCGCGACGACCCGTTTCTGGTGGAGCAGATCGTGCGCCGGTCGGTCTCTGGGCGCGGTGTGGCGGCGACGGTGGATGAGGTTCTGGTGACGGCGGGGGCGCAGAATGCGCTGTGGCTGATGGTGCAGGTTCTTTTTGGCGGGCAGGGCGGGGAGGTGGCGATGGAGGATCCGGGCTACCCGGAGTTGCGCAACCTCCTGCGCCAGCAGCGGTTGACGATCCACCCGGTCCCCGTGGACCGCGACGGCCTGAAGGTCGACCGCATCCCCGAGGGCGTGCGTGCGGTTTTCGTGACGCCCTCCCATCAGGCACCGACGGGGGCCACGATGTCGATGGCGCGGCGACAGGCCTTGCTGGAGCGGGCGGAGGCGGAGGATTTCGTCGTGATCGAGGACGATTACGATTATGAGATGAGCTATGCCTCCCCATCCCTGCCTGCCCTGAAATCACTCGATCAGCGGGGCCGGGTGATCTATATCGGCAGCTTCTCTAAATCGATCTTTCCCGGTCTTCGCTTGGGGTATCTGACCGCCGATGCCCGTGTCGTGGAACATGCCCGCGCGATCCGCACGTTATCGGAGCGTCACCCGCCGGGGCTGACCCAACGCACGGTCGCCTATTTCCTGTCGGAGGGGCATTACAACAGCCATTCGCGCCGGATGCGGATGCGGATGGCGCGCCGCAATGAAGTGTTGCGGGAGGCTTTGGCGGAGCACGGGCTGACGCCTGCCCTGCGGCGCGCGACCGGGGGCACGACGCTCTGGCTCCTGGGGCCGGAGGATCTGGATGCGGATGCGCTAGCGGTGTCGTTGCGCGACAAGAGCGTGCTGATCGAGGCTGGATCGGCCTTCTACGCGGGGGGCGACGCGCCGCGCAATCGGGTGCGGTTGGGCTTCGCCACGATCGAGACGGCGCGGATTGCGGACGGTGTGGCGCTAATTGCCGAGGCGATCAGGGAGCAGGCTCCAACCCCGCGCTAA